The following proteins come from a genomic window of Pseudomonas cichorii:
- a CDS encoding AdeC/AdeK/OprM family multidrug efflux complex outer membrane factor has translation MSKSLISLAVTAFILSGCSLIPEYKQPESPVAAQYPQGPAYLPAENAERAAAEQGWRQFFRDPALQQLIQTALVNNRDLRVAALNIDAYRAQYRIQRSDLFPAVSANATGSRQRVPADMSTSGEAGITSSYSANLGISSYELDLFGRVRSLSDQALQTYFASEEARRSTQISLVANVANAYLTWQADKELLKLTQETLKTYEESYRLTSRSNEVGVASALDLSQSRTSVESARARLAQYQRLVAQDQNNLTMLLGSALPDNLPEAQPLSADLLTEMPVGLPSDLLQRRPDILQAEHNLMAANANIGAARAAFFPSITLTANAGTASPDLSGLFKGGSGTWLFQPSINLPIFNAGNLRASLDYSKIQKEINVANYEKAIQTAFQEVSDGLASRKTYNEQLQAQRDFVTANQDYYRLAERRYRIGIDSNLTFLDAQRSLFSAQQTLITDRLSQLTSEVNLYKALGGGWYEQTSSAQPIAKEKPSVQLF, from the coding sequence ATGAGCAAGTCCCTGATTTCTCTGGCAGTTACCGCGTTCATTCTCAGCGGCTGCTCCCTGATTCCCGAGTACAAGCAGCCGGAATCACCGGTTGCAGCACAGTACCCGCAAGGTCCTGCCTACCTGCCGGCCGAAAACGCCGAAAGAGCGGCCGCCGAGCAAGGCTGGCGTCAGTTCTTCCGTGACCCGGCACTGCAACAGCTGATCCAGACGGCACTGGTCAACAACCGTGACCTGCGGGTCGCGGCCCTGAACATCGACGCTTACCGCGCGCAATACCGCATCCAGCGTTCCGACCTGTTCCCGGCCGTCTCGGCCAATGCCACGGGCTCACGCCAGCGCGTGCCAGCCGACATGTCCACCAGTGGCGAGGCCGGCATCACCAGCTCCTACTCGGCAAACCTGGGTATCAGCTCCTATGAGCTGGACCTGTTCGGTCGTGTGCGCAGCCTCAGCGATCAGGCCTTGCAGACCTACTTCGCCAGTGAAGAAGCACGCCGCAGCACCCAGATCAGTCTGGTGGCCAACGTCGCCAACGCTTACCTGACCTGGCAGGCCGACAAGGAACTGCTCAAGCTGACGCAGGAAACCCTCAAGACCTACGAGGAAAGCTATCGCCTGACTTCGCGCAGCAATGAAGTGGGTGTCGCTTCGGCTCTGGACCTGAGCCAGTCGCGTACCTCGGTTGAAAGTGCCCGTGCCAGACTGGCCCAGTACCAACGACTGGTCGCGCAGGATCAGAACAACCTGACCATGCTGCTGGGCTCTGCCCTGCCTGACAACCTTCCAGAAGCGCAGCCGCTGTCTGCCGACCTGCTGACCGAAATGCCGGTTGGTCTGCCGTCCGACCTGCTGCAACGCCGCCCGGATATCCTGCAGGCCGAACATAACCTGATGGCAGCCAATGCCAACATCGGAGCAGCACGTGCAGCGTTCTTCCCGAGCATCACGCTGACGGCCAATGCCGGTACGGCCAGCCCCGACCTGTCGGGACTGTTCAAGGGCGGTTCGGGGACCTGGCTGTTCCAGCCAAGCATCAACCTGCCGATCTTCAACGCCGGTAACCTGCGTGCCAGCCTGGATTACTCCAAGATCCAGAAGGAAATCAACGTCGCCAACTATGAGAAGGCGATTCAGACCGCATTCCAGGAAGTCTCCGATGGCCTGGCCTCGCGCAAGACCTATAACGAGCAGCTCCAGGCGCAGCGTGATTTCGTCACGGCCAACCAGGACTACTACCGTCTTGCCGAGCGTCGCTATCGCATCGGTATCGACAGCAACCTGACGTTCCTCGACGCACAGCGCTCGCTGTTCAGCGCGCAACAGACGCTGATCACTGATCGCCTGTCCCAGCTCACCAGCGAGGTCAACCTGTACAAGGCCCTCGGTGGCGGCTGGTACGAGCAGACCAGCAGTGCGCAACCGATTGCCAAAGAGAAACCGTCAGTCCAGCTGTTCTGA
- a CDS encoding MFS family transporter: MTTTNTTHTPYTGEERSKRIFAIVGASSGNLVEWFDFYIYAFCAIYFAPAFFPSDDPTVQLLNTAGVFAAGFLMRPIGGWLFGRVADKHGRKNSMLISVTMMCAGSLIIACLPTYASIGAWAPALLLMARLLQGLSVGGEYGTTATYMSEVALRGKRGFYASFQYVTLIGGQLLAVLTVVILQQFLTTEELRDYGWRIPFVIGACAAVIALLLRRTLDETTTAESRQDKDAGSIAALFKHHKAAFITVLGYTAGGSLIFYTFTTYMQKYLVNTGGMEPKTASYIMTGALFLYMCMQPFFGMLADKIGRRNSMLWFGALGALCTVPILMTLKSNTSPFFAFVLITLALAVVSFYTSISGLVKAEMFPPQVRALGVGLAYAVANAVFGGSAEYVALSLKSNGMENTFYWYVTAMMVVAFLFSLRLPKQPAYLHHDH, translated from the coding sequence ATGACAACGACAAATACAACTCACACCCCTTACACCGGCGAAGAGCGCAGCAAGCGCATCTTCGCCATCGTGGGCGCCTCTTCCGGCAATCTCGTCGAGTGGTTCGACTTCTATATCTACGCCTTCTGCGCCATTTATTTCGCTCCGGCGTTTTTTCCTTCCGATGATCCGACAGTCCAGTTGCTCAATACCGCCGGGGTGTTCGCGGCCGGGTTCTTGATGCGTCCGATTGGCGGTTGGCTGTTCGGACGTGTGGCCGACAAGCATGGCCGCAAGAACTCCATGCTGATTTCGGTGACCATGATGTGTGCCGGTTCGCTGATCATTGCCTGCTTGCCGACCTATGCGTCGATTGGCGCCTGGGCTCCGGCTCTGTTGCTGATGGCGCGTCTGCTGCAAGGGTTGTCGGTGGGCGGTGAGTACGGCACCACGGCCACTTACATGAGCGAAGTCGCTTTGCGTGGCAAGCGTGGTTTCTATGCATCCTTCCAGTACGTGACCCTGATTGGCGGGCAGTTACTGGCGGTGCTGACGGTGGTGATTCTGCAGCAATTTCTCACCACTGAAGAGCTGCGCGATTACGGCTGGCGTATCCCGTTCGTGATCGGTGCCTGTGCCGCAGTGATTGCCTTGCTGCTGCGCCGCACCCTCGATGAAACCACCACGGCCGAAAGTCGCCAGGACAAGGACGCCGGCAGCATTGCGGCGTTGTTCAAGCATCACAAGGCGGCATTCATTACGGTACTGGGATACACCGCCGGTGGCTCGCTGATTTTCTACACCTTCACCACTTACATGCAGAAGTATCTGGTCAACACGGGCGGCATGGAGCCCAAGACCGCCAGTTACATCATGACCGGTGCGTTGTTTCTGTACATGTGCATGCAGCCGTTCTTCGGCATGCTGGCTGACAAGATCGGGCGGCGTAACTCGATGCTGTGGTTCGGCGCGCTGGGCGCCTTGTGCACCGTGCCGATCCTGATGACCCTCAAGAGCAACACCAGTCCGTTCTTTGCTTTTGTGCTGATTACCCTGGCGCTGGCGGTTGTCAGTTTCTACACCTCCATCAGTGGCTTGGTAAAAGCCGAGATGTTCCCGCCACAGGTGCGGGCGCTGGGTGTCGGTCTGGCTTATGCGGTCGCCAACGCTGTGTTTGGCGGTTCGGCTGAGTACGTTGCCCTGAGCCTGAAGAGCAACGGCATGGAAAACACCTTCTATTGGTACGTGACCGCCATGATGGTGGTGGCTTTCCTGTTCAGCCTGCGCTTGCCGAAGCAGCCTGCGTATCTGCATCACGATCACTGA
- the pcaF gene encoding 3-oxoadipyl-CoA thiolase — MMRDVFICDAIRTPIGRFGGGLSSVRADDLAAVPIKALMERNPSVNWDEVDEVFLGCANQAGEDNRNVARMAALLAGLPPSIPGVTLNRLCASGMDAIGTAFRAIAAGEMELAIAGGVESMSRAPFVMGKADAAFSRSMKLEDTTIGWRFVNPAMKAAYGVDSMPETADNVADDFRISRADQDAFALRSQQRTAAAQAAGFFEEEIVPVRVAHKKGETVVDKDEHPRADTSLETLGRLKPVNGPEKTVTAGNASGVNDGAAALILASAEAVKKHGLTPRARILGMASAGVAPRVMGIGPVPAVRKLVERLGLAVSDFDVIELNEAFASQGLAVLRELGLADDAPQVNPNGGAIALGHPLGMSGARLVLTALHHLEKTGGRKGLATMCVGVGQGLALAIEVQPA; from the coding sequence ATGATGCGTGACGTCTTTATCTGCGATGCAATCCGTACCCCCATCGGGCGTTTTGGCGGCGGCCTGTCTTCGGTACGAGCCGACGACCTGGCGGCGGTGCCGATCAAGGCCCTGATGGAGCGCAATCCGTCGGTCAACTGGGACGAAGTGGACGAAGTATTCCTCGGCTGCGCCAACCAGGCCGGAGAGGACAACCGCAACGTTGCTCGCATGGCTGCTCTGCTGGCCGGCCTGCCGCCGAGCATTCCCGGCGTAACCCTCAATCGCCTGTGTGCTTCGGGCATGGACGCTATCGGCACTGCTTTCCGGGCCATTGCTGCGGGCGAAATGGAGCTGGCGATTGCCGGTGGTGTCGAGTCGATGTCCCGTGCGCCGTTTGTCATGGGCAAGGCCGATGCCGCTTTCTCGCGCAGCATGAAGCTGGAAGACACCACCATCGGCTGGCGATTCGTCAACCCGGCCATGAAGGCGGCGTACGGCGTCGACTCCATGCCTGAAACCGCCGACAACGTGGCGGATGACTTCAGGATTTCTCGAGCCGATCAGGACGCTTTCGCCCTGCGCAGCCAGCAGCGCACTGCTGCTGCCCAGGCTGCGGGCTTTTTCGAGGAAGAGATCGTGCCGGTGCGGGTCGCTCACAAGAAGGGTGAAACCGTTGTCGACAAGGATGAGCACCCACGTGCCGATACCAGCCTGGAAACCCTGGGCAGGCTCAAGCCGGTCAATGGCCCTGAAAAGACTGTTACTGCTGGCAATGCGTCGGGGGTCAATGACGGCGCGGCAGCTTTGATCCTGGCTTCGGCAGAAGCGGTCAAGAAGCATGGCCTGACCCCTCGGGCACGGATTCTGGGAATGGCCAGCGCCGGTGTTGCACCGCGAGTGATGGGCATTGGCCCGGTCCCGGCAGTGCGCAAACTGGTCGAGCGGCTGGGGTTGGCGGTGTCCGATTTCGATGTCATCGAACTCAACGAAGCCTTCGCCAGCCAGGGGCTTGCTGTATTGCGTGAGCTGGGGCTCGCCGACGATGCGCCTCAGGTCAACCCGAATGGCGGCGCGATTGCCTTGGGGCACCCACTGGGCATGAGCGGCGCACGGCTGGTGTTGACGGCCTTGCACCACCTGGAAAAGACTGGCGGCCGCAAAGGTCTGGCGACCATGTGCGTGGGCGTCGGGCAGGGATTGGCATTGGCAATCGAAGTACAACCCGCGTAG
- a CDS encoding CoA-transferase subunit beta — protein sequence MTYTTSEMMTIAAARRLRNGAVCFVGIGLPSKAANLARLTSSPDVVLIYESGPIGAKPTVLPLSIGDGELAETADTVVATSEIFRYWLQGGRVDVGFLGAAQVDRFGNINTTVVGDYHNPKVRLPGAGGAPEIAGSAKSVLIILKQSARSFVNKLDFVTSVGHGEGGDSRKRLGLPGAGPVGIITDLCIMEPEAGTNEFVVTTLHPGVTREQVIAATGWEIRFAEQVVYSEEPTDVELNALRELEARTAAAHGQVAGEA from the coding sequence ATGACTTACACCACCAGTGAAATGATGACCATCGCCGCCGCTCGTCGCTTGCGCAATGGTGCGGTCTGCTTCGTCGGCATCGGCCTGCCTTCCAAGGCGGCGAACCTGGCGCGCCTGACCTCTTCGCCGGATGTGGTTCTGATCTACGAATCGGGTCCGATTGGTGCCAAACCCACGGTACTGCCGCTGTCCATTGGTGACGGTGAGCTGGCTGAAACTGCCGACACCGTGGTCGCGACCAGCGAAATATTCCGCTACTGGCTGCAAGGCGGACGTGTGGATGTAGGCTTTCTGGGCGCAGCCCAGGTCGACCGTTTCGGCAATATCAACACCACGGTGGTGGGCGATTACCACAACCCGAAAGTCCGTTTGCCGGGTGCCGGTGGCGCACCGGAAATTGCCGGTTCTGCCAAGTCGGTGCTGATCATCCTCAAGCAGTCGGCCCGTTCGTTCGTCAACAAACTCGACTTCGTGACTTCGGTCGGGCATGGCGAAGGCGGCGACTCGCGCAAGCGTCTCGGCCTGCCCGGCGCCGGGCCTGTGGGGATCATCACGGACTTGTGCATCATGGAGCCGGAAGCCGGCACCAACGAATTCGTGGTGACTACGCTGCATCCGGGTGTTACTCGCGAGCAGGTCATCGCGGCCACCGGCTGGGAAATCCGCTTTGCCGAGCAGGTCGTTTATTCCGAAGAGCCCACTGATGTGGAACTCAACGCCCTGCGTGAGCTGGAAGCACGGACTGCGGCGGCTCATGGCCAGGTTGCAGGAGAAGCATGA
- a CDS encoding CoA transferase subunit A, with amino-acid sequence MAEILSLRDAVKQLVNDGDTVALEGFTHLIPTAAGHEIIRQGKKDLTLVRMTPDLIYDQLIGAGCAKRLVFSWGGNPGVGSLHRLRDAVEKQWPHSIEIEEHSHADLANAYVAGASGLPFAVLRAYAGSDLPKVNPLIKTVTCPFTGEVLAAVPSVRPDVTVIHAQKADRKGNVLLWGILGAQKEAALAAKRCIVTVEEVVDDLKAPMNACVLPTWALSAVCLVPGGAHPSYAHGYYERDNPFYQAWDPIARDRETFSAWIAEYIHGTADFSEFQSKLASAAEAK; translated from the coding sequence ATGGCTGAAATTCTTTCTCTACGCGATGCAGTGAAGCAACTGGTCAACGATGGCGATACCGTCGCACTTGAAGGCTTCACGCATTTGATCCCCACGGCAGCAGGCCATGAAATCATTCGTCAGGGCAAAAAGGACCTGACGCTGGTGCGCATGACGCCGGATCTGATCTACGACCAATTGATCGGTGCCGGTTGTGCGAAACGGCTGGTTTTTTCGTGGGGCGGCAATCCGGGTGTGGGCTCTCTGCATCGCTTGCGGGACGCCGTCGAAAAGCAGTGGCCCCATTCCATTGAAATCGAAGAGCACAGCCATGCCGACCTGGCCAACGCCTATGTAGCCGGTGCCTCGGGTTTGCCGTTCGCGGTGCTGCGCGCGTATGCCGGCTCCGACCTGCCCAAGGTCAACCCGCTGATCAAGACCGTAACCTGCCCGTTTACCGGTGAAGTGCTGGCTGCCGTGCCCTCGGTGCGCCCGGATGTCACGGTTATTCATGCCCAGAAAGCCGACCGCAAGGGCAATGTGCTGCTGTGGGGGATTCTCGGGGCACAAAAAGAAGCGGCACTGGCTGCCAAACGCTGCATCGTGACGGTTGAGGAAGTCGTCGACGATCTCAAGGCACCGATGAACGCCTGCGTCTTGCCGACCTGGGCCTTGAGCGCGGTCTGTCTGGTGCCCGGCGGCGCGCATCCGTCCTACGCCCATGGCTACTACGAGCGGGACAATCCTTTCTACCAGGCCTGGGACCCGATTGCCCGGGACCGCGAAACCTTCAGCGCGTGGATTGCTGAATACATTCATGGAACAGCGGATTTCAGTGAGTTCCAGAGCAAGTTGGCCAGCGCTGCGGAGGCAAAATAA
- the pcaR gene encoding pca regulon transcriptional regulator PcaR: MNDELRNSFASLAPPIVASPAKRIQALTGDPDFMTSLARGLAVIHAFQERKRHLTIAQISHRTEIPRAAVRRCLHTLIKLGYATTDGRTYSLLPKVLTLGHAYLSSTPLAVSSQPYLDRMSDMLHEACNMATLEGDDILYIARSATTQRLISVDLSVGGRLPAYCTSMGRILLAALDDVSLREYLDHVDLQPKTSRTIRTTEALLECLQLVRQQGWCIVDQELEQGLRSIAVPVYDASGQVLAALNVSTSAGRVARSELEQRFLPIMLDASRDLSTQLFT; this comes from the coding sequence ATGAATGATGAACTGCGTAATTCTTTTGCATCGCTGGCACCGCCCATCGTGGCTTCGCCTGCAAAGCGTATCCAGGCGCTGACAGGCGACCCCGATTTCATGACCTCGCTGGCGCGTGGCCTGGCCGTGATTCATGCCTTCCAGGAGCGCAAGCGACATCTGACCATTGCCCAGATCAGCCACCGCACGGAAATTCCCCGGGCGGCCGTTCGTCGTTGCCTGCATACCCTGATCAAACTGGGTTACGCGACGACGGACGGTCGAACCTATTCGTTATTACCCAAGGTTCTTACCCTGGGGCACGCTTATCTGTCTTCGACGCCGCTGGCGGTTTCTTCGCAGCCTTATCTGGACCGCATGAGCGATATGTTGCACGAGGCCTGCAACATGGCGACCCTCGAAGGCGACGACATTCTTTATATCGCCCGCTCGGCGACTACTCAGCGGCTTATCTCCGTCGACCTTTCGGTCGGTGGTCGGCTGCCGGCCTATTGCACATCCATGGGGCGTATCCTGCTGGCGGCGCTGGACGATGTGTCGCTGCGTGAATATCTGGATCATGTGGATTTGCAGCCCAAGACCAGCCGCACCATCCGTACCACCGAAGCGCTGCTGGAATGCTTGCAACTGGTTCGTCAGCAAGGCTGGTGCATCGTCGACCAGGAACTGGAGCAGGGGCTGCGCTCGATTGCCGTGCCTGTCTATGACGCATCGGGTCAGGTATTGGCCGCGCTGAATGTCAGTACCAGTGCCGGGCGCGTGGCCCGCAGTGAACTGGAGCAGCGATTCCTGCCGATCATGCTCGATGCGAGTCGGGATCTGAGCACACAGTTGTTTACCTGA
- a CDS encoding inorganic phosphate transporter, with translation MIDLFSGLDAWVLVSLLLALAFVLTFEFINGFHDTANAVATVIYTKAMPPHLAVFFSGVFNFLGVLLGGVGVAYAIVHLLPVEMLINVNTGHGLAMVFSLLAAAIAWNLGTWYFGIPASSSHTLIGSILGVGLANALINDIPLSDGVNWQKAMDIGASLVFSPLAGFLIAGLVLIALKWWRPLSKMHKTPEQRRKIDDKKHPPFWNRLVLVISAMAVSFVHGSNDGQKGIGLIMLVLIGIVPSQFVLDLNSTTYQIERTRDATLHLSQFYQRNSSTLGEYLAMGKSFKGDLPSSSACNPEQTEPTIDALLDTLKGVADYHSLSAEQRIEVRRYLLCLDDTARKVGKLPHLGAREKSDLEKLRKDLTGTTEYAPFWVILAVALALGIGTMVGWKRVVLTIGEKIGKQGMTYAQGMSAQITTACAIGMANIFSLPVSTTHILSSGVAGTMVANRSGLQGGTVRTILLAWVLTLPATVALSACLFWLASKALA, from the coding sequence ATGATCGATTTATTCAGCGGGCTAGATGCTTGGGTGTTAGTGAGCCTGTTGCTCGCCCTGGCATTCGTCCTAACGTTCGAGTTCATCAACGGCTTTCATGACACCGCCAACGCGGTGGCGACAGTCATTTACACCAAGGCAATGCCGCCTCATCTGGCCGTGTTCTTCTCGGGTGTCTTCAACTTCCTCGGCGTCCTGCTGGGCGGTGTCGGCGTGGCCTATGCCATCGTCCACCTGCTTCCGGTGGAAATGCTGATCAACGTCAATACCGGACACGGGCTGGCGATGGTGTTCTCGCTGCTGGCCGCGGCGATCGCCTGGAACCTGGGTACGTGGTACTTCGGTATTCCGGCATCGAGTTCCCACACGCTGATCGGCTCGATCCTGGGTGTGGGCCTGGCCAACGCTCTGATCAACGACATCCCGTTGAGCGATGGCGTCAACTGGCAGAAAGCAATGGATATCGGCGCATCGCTGGTGTTCTCGCCACTGGCCGGCTTCCTGATTGCAGGCCTGGTGCTCATCGCTCTGAAATGGTGGCGCCCACTGTCCAAGATGCACAAGACGCCTGAACAGCGCCGCAAGATCGACGACAAGAAGCACCCGCCCTTCTGGAACCGTCTGGTGCTGGTCATCTCGGCCATGGCCGTGAGCTTTGTACACGGCTCCAACGATGGCCAGAAAGGCATCGGCCTGATCATGCTGGTGCTGATCGGTATCGTGCCAAGCCAGTTCGTTCTGGACCTCAACAGCACGACCTACCAGATCGAACGTACCCGTGATGCAACCCTGCACCTGAGCCAGTTCTATCAGCGCAACAGCAGCACGCTGGGCGAATACCTGGCCATGGGCAAATCCTTCAAGGGTGATCTGCCGTCCAGCTCCGCCTGTAATCCGGAGCAGACCGAGCCGACGATCGACGCACTGCTCGACACCCTGAAGGGCGTTGCCGATTACCACTCGCTGTCTGCGGAACAACGCATCGAAGTGCGCCGTTACCTGCTGTGCCTGGATGACACTGCACGCAAGGTCGGCAAGCTGCCGCACCTGGGCGCCCGTGAAAAATCCGACCTGGAAAAACTGCGCAAGGACCTGACCGGTACGACCGAATACGCACCGTTCTGGGTAATCCTGGCCGTTGCACTGGCGCTGGGTATCGGCACCATGGTCGGCTGGAAACGTGTGGTACTGACCATTGGCGAGAAGATCGGCAAGCAGGGCATGACTTACGCTCAAGGCATGTCTGCGCAGATCACCACGGCCTGCGCCATCGGTATGGCCAACATCTTCAGCCTGCCTGTTTCGACCACCCACATTCTGTCGTCGGGTGTTGCCGGAACCATGGTCGCCAACCGCAGCGGCCTGCAAGGCGGCACCGTACGTACGATTCTGCTGGCCTGGGTCCTGACCCTTCCAGCCACTGTCGCACTGTCGGCTTGCCTGTTCTGGCTCGCGTCCAAGGCGCTGGCCTGA